In Exiguobacterium acetylicum, the genomic stretch CTGCGATGAACAGGAATAGGTTCAAGACCTTTCCTTCTCCGAGACTACGAGATAACTTATCGACGATGAAGATTTGAGCAATGACACTGATGATCCCGGTCGACGTCACCATGATCGCGATGTCTTTCGGTGAAGCACCGAATTGGTCATCGACGAAGAGACCAAGGACTGATTCGTATGCCATGAGACCAAAGCTCATGACGAGTGTAATGACGAGTGGGACGAAGTACGGTTTCTTAAACGACGTCCCGAGTTTTCGAAGCATCGACCCTTCGTCTGGTGCCATCGCCGTAGCATCGTGCTGTTCGCTTTCTTGAAGCAATAAGACGCTGAATAGGACAGCGAGACCCGAGACGATTGCTGAGACGAGTAACGGCAATTTTAAGTCATACTCGGCAAGGAAACCACCGATTCCAGGACCGATGACGATTCCGAGTGACATCGCAGCTGAGACGTAACTGTTTCCTTTTGCGCGTTGATCCATCGTTGTGATGTCCGCGACGTAAGCAAAAATCGCTGGAATCAGAAGTGCAGCACCGGCACCGCCGATTGCGCGCGAGATGTAGAGGACCGTGACGGAATTGGAGAAATAGAAGACAAACATCGAGAGCGTCAAGCCGATCAATCCATAGATGATCATCTTGCGACGACCGTATTGGTCCGCCCATTTTCCGGCAATCGGTGACATGACGAGTTGTGCCCCGGCAAAGATGGCGATCATTAACCCAGCCGCCGTCCCACCTTGTCCAATCGAAGCTAAGTAAGCGGGTAGAATCGGAATGATGATCCCGAAGCTCCCGACCGCAATAAACATATTGATCATGAGGACCGTTAATTTTTTTCGTTGATCCGCGTGCAAGGGGACCCCTTCTTTCGACCCGCTTTCTGTAAGCGGTTATTTGTTTCACCTTCATTATCTTAGATTCAAGCTAAAGCGCCTGTCAACGCAGACGAGTCGAGGATTCGAAAAAGGGGCTGACTCAAAAAAAGAATGACGCGTCTTTTCACGCCCTTTCCTCAGGCGAGACACAAGCCAGCTTTCCTGCTTCATTTGAGCAGGAAAGCTGATCTTGTTTGTCTCTGACAGCGCATAAATGCGCTTTTCCTGTAGGGGTGGCGTGTGACGCGTCATTTTTTTGTCATGAGATAAGGTAGCAGATCATCATTCTGCCACCCTTATCTTTGTAGAGACTGACTTTTGAGTCAGCACCGGTTCAGACTTATTGTTCTTTTTTTAATAACCATTTGATGTTCGGTGACAGCAACGGTCGGAAGATTGTCACGACGGGGCGACTCGACAGCAACCAGACGAATCCGGTAGCGAGCAAGAAGGACAGTCCGATTAGTAACAGTGGCGACTCCGTAATGGCTGGTGGAACCGAATCACGGAACAAACGGACGATGAACGAGTGAATCAAGTAGATCGCAAGCGTCTGGATGCCGATCTGATCGAATCGATCTCCAAATGACCGGTGCGGCACGAGCAACAAGACCGAGAAGATCATAATCGTACTGACGGCATAGAGGAACAATTGAATCGCTGCTCCCTTCAGAAGCGAGACTTCAAATTCCCCGTAGGTGTCGCGGTAGAAGAGCCAGACCGTATCAAATCCGTTTTTCGTCCAGACAATCATGAAGACGACAATCAAGAGCGAGACGATTAGTCCGGTCAGTCGACCGATCGGTGCCGTCATCTGCTTTCGCCAGCCGGCGTCAGTCAGCCAACCGCGCTCTTTGACGAGGTAACCCATCAAAAAGAACGGATAAAAACTGACGACTTTTTGTAACGACAGGAAGTTCGTGATTGAATCTGGGTTGGCATTGATCAATAAGGCAAATAAGACACTCACGATCAGCGGGAAACGCATCACCTGGAATGCCGGTGTGACGGTTTGCCAAATGATGATCCCAAGAAGATACCAAAGCGTCCAATTCGGAACGAGCGGATGGAGTAGCCCATCGAGCATCTCACGTAAGGAATCATCCTGCGTATAGGACAAATAGATTTCGTGAATCGATTGCCAGATGAAATATAGGGCAACGAAGGCGAGGATGCGTTGAGGTCGAACTTGTTTGAAAAAGTAGCCGC encodes the following:
- a CDS encoding acyltransferase family protein: MNRSIKPVTTPAYDHWLGNYKVLLIFMVVFGHLIETFRDLPGNDSVRMAYNVIYLLHMPAFIFMSGYFFKQVRPQRILAFVALYFIWQSIHEIYLSYTQDDSLREMLDGLLHPLVPNWTLWYLLGIIIWQTVTPAFQVMRFPLIVSVLFALLINANPDSITNFLSLQKVVSFYPFFLMGYLVKERGWLTDAGWRKQMTAPIGRLTGLIVSLLIVVFMIVWTKNGFDTVWLFYRDTYGEFEVSLLKGAAIQLFLYAVSTIMIFSVLLLVPHRSFGDRFDQIGIQTLAIYLIHSFIVRLFRDSVPPAITESPLLLIGLSFLLATGFVWLLSSRPVVTIFRPLLSPNIKWLLKKEQ
- a CDS encoding MFS transporter, which gives rise to MHADQRKKLTVLMINMFIAVGSFGIIIPILPAYLASIGQGGTAAGLMIAIFAGAQLVMSPIAGKWADQYGRRKMIIYGLIGLTLSMFVFYFSNSVTVLYISRAIGGAGAALLIPAIFAYVADITTMDQRAKGNSYVSAAMSLGIVIGPGIGGFLAEYDLKLPLLVSAIVSGLAVLFSVLLLQESEQHDATAMAPDEGSMLRKLGTSFKKPYFVPLVITLVMSFGLMAYESVLGLFVDDQFGASPKDIAIMVTSTGIISVIAQIFIVDKLSRSLGEGKVLNLFLFIAALGFLLSLLTSSYGGFFAITLVIFLATSILRPVLNTMISKLAGNEQGFAMGMNNAYMSIGNVLGPTLAGVLYDVNILYPFALGLIFLVVTFIGSFIWQKRQAQLIAKVEQSS